A window of the Brachyhypopomus gauderio isolate BG-103 chromosome 14, BGAUD_0.2, whole genome shotgun sequence genome harbors these coding sequences:
- the LOC143475343 gene encoding uncharacterized protein LOC143475343 isoform X1 encodes MPTRRSSTLAVSGEVSLSFQDELAATIHGAFEVAVEIAVLEITKLVSQALGDVRDQMHETQRENKFLKSRLQSAEQDLSTVRKGTTPDNSQSDGGFSQQKNQGAKSQFDAQPMISGQASTLTQAAEEPYEGSSEQLEESFREIREDGRVCSNDLNSASKTIPVQYLDSKSGPDHDTTDPQKQETVEHISDVQDDQNQSPVLLKEEPVHVKKENLEPELDDDSVGDDDVTSGCSFNPGPIEEFGPDRLSLVQSKLLDDWRPDPEQAQTEKTDLVEPGPSQSLEVSDIIPSSAGGHPSFSASFDDLYPPDRTQLAHAASEDYAVQIRPNLHPCKICGHSFSRASDLRRHHSQQHRARPSGGGAGGKMSTTGRPAKQQLFPPGCSPYHCSECGRDFNRMENLKTHLRIHTGERPYSCSVCGVRFRHSGALTRHFRIHTGEKPYVCGQCGKRFRNCGGLRFHQKSHSRDRHAFMD; translated from the exons ATGCCGACCCGTCGTTCCTCGACGCTGGCAGTAAGTGGCGAGGTGTCGCTTTCTTTTCAAGATGAACTAGCGGCAACTATACATGGAGCGTTTGAAGTAGCGGTGGAAATCGCGGTTTTAGAAATTACCAAATTGGTAAGCCAAGCGTTGGGCGACGTCCGCGATCAAATGCACGAAACGCAGCGAGAAAACAAATTCCTCAAATCACGGTTGCAATCAGCCGAGCAAGATCTGAGTACAGTGCGTAAAGGCACAACACCAGACAACAGTCAGTCCGATGGTGGGTTTTCACAACAGAAAAACCAAGGAGCGAAGTCGCAGTTCGATGCACAGCCCATGATTTCGGGCCAAGCGTCCACCTTAACGCAGGCAGCTGAAGAACCGTACGAGGGCAGCTCCGAGCAGTTGGAGGAATCCTTTCGTGAAATTCGTGAAGATGGACGTGTTTGCTCAAACGACTTGAACTCGGCATCCAAGACGATACCTGTACAATACCTCGATTCAAAGTCAG GTCCAGATCATGATACCACGGATCCACAGAAGCAGGAGACAGTGGAGCACATCTCAGATGTACAAGATGACCAGAATCAATCACCTGTTCTACTCAAAGAAGAACCTGTCCATGTGAAGAAGGAGAATCTAGAACCAGAGCTGGATGATGATTCTGTAGGTGACGATGATGTGACATCAGGTTGCAGCTTTAACCCTGGGCCTATTGAGGAATTTGGGCCAGACAGACTGTCCCTGGTTCAGTCCAAACTACTAGATGACTGGAGGCCTGACCCAGAGCAGGCTCAAACTGAGAAGACTGACTTAGTGGAACCTGGACCCAGCCAAAGTCTTG AAGTTTCAGATATCATCCCCTCATCAGCCGGAGGTCATCCGTCCTTTTCAGCCTCCTTTGATGACCTCTATCCTCCAGACAGAACTCAACTCGCCCATGCTGCTTCCGAGGACTACGCGGTCCAGATCAGGCCCAACCTCCACCCGTGCAAGATTTGCGGCCATTCGTTCAGCCGCGCCAGCGACCTGCGCCGGCATCACAGTCAGCAGCACAGGGCTCGGCCCTCCGGCGGCGGGGCCGGGGGCAAGATGTCCACCACAGGAAGGCCGGCCAAGCAGCAGCTGTTCCCTCCAGGCTGCAGCCCGTACCACTGCAGCGAGTGCGGCCGGGACTTCAACCGCATGGAGAACCTGAAGACGCACCTGCGCATCCACACGGGCGAGCGCCCGTACTCCTGCTCGGTGTGCGGCGTGCGCTTCCGCCACTCGGGGGCGCTGACGCGCCACTTCCGCATCCAC
- the LOC143475343 gene encoding uncharacterized protein LOC143475343 isoform X2: MPTRRSSTLAVSGEVSLSFQDELAATIHGAFEVAVEIAVLEITKLVSQALGDVRDQMHETQRENKFLKSRLQSAEQDLSTVRKGTTPDNSQSDGGFSQQKNQGAKSQFDAQPMISGQASTLTQAAEEPYEGSSEQLEESFREIREDGRVCSNDLNSASKTIPVQYLDSKSGPDHDTTDPQKQETVEHISDVQDDQNQSPVLLKEEPVHVKKENLEPELDDDSVGDDDVTSGCSFNPGPIEEFGPDRLSLVQSKLLDDWRPDPEQAQTEKTDLVEPGPSQSLVSDIIPSSAGGHPSFSASFDDLYPPDRTQLAHAASEDYAVQIRPNLHPCKICGHSFSRASDLRRHHSQQHRARPSGGGAGGKMSTTGRPAKQQLFPPGCSPYHCSECGRDFNRMENLKTHLRIHTGERPYSCSVCGVRFRHSGALTRHFRIHTGEKPYVCGQCGKRFRNCGGLRFHQKSHSRDRHAFMD, translated from the exons ATGCCGACCCGTCGTTCCTCGACGCTGGCAGTAAGTGGCGAGGTGTCGCTTTCTTTTCAAGATGAACTAGCGGCAACTATACATGGAGCGTTTGAAGTAGCGGTGGAAATCGCGGTTTTAGAAATTACCAAATTGGTAAGCCAAGCGTTGGGCGACGTCCGCGATCAAATGCACGAAACGCAGCGAGAAAACAAATTCCTCAAATCACGGTTGCAATCAGCCGAGCAAGATCTGAGTACAGTGCGTAAAGGCACAACACCAGACAACAGTCAGTCCGATGGTGGGTTTTCACAACAGAAAAACCAAGGAGCGAAGTCGCAGTTCGATGCACAGCCCATGATTTCGGGCCAAGCGTCCACCTTAACGCAGGCAGCTGAAGAACCGTACGAGGGCAGCTCCGAGCAGTTGGAGGAATCCTTTCGTGAAATTCGTGAAGATGGACGTGTTTGCTCAAACGACTTGAACTCGGCATCCAAGACGATACCTGTACAATACCTCGATTCAAAGTCAG GTCCAGATCATGATACCACGGATCCACAGAAGCAGGAGACAGTGGAGCACATCTCAGATGTACAAGATGACCAGAATCAATCACCTGTTCTACTCAAAGAAGAACCTGTCCATGTGAAGAAGGAGAATCTAGAACCAGAGCTGGATGATGATTCTGTAGGTGACGATGATGTGACATCAGGTTGCAGCTTTAACCCTGGGCCTATTGAGGAATTTGGGCCAGACAGACTGTCCCTGGTTCAGTCCAAACTACTAGATGACTGGAGGCCTGACCCAGAGCAGGCTCAAACTGAGAAGACTGACTTAGTGGAACCTGGACCCAGCCAAAGTCTTG TTTCAGATATCATCCCCTCATCAGCCGGAGGTCATCCGTCCTTTTCAGCCTCCTTTGATGACCTCTATCCTCCAGACAGAACTCAACTCGCCCATGCTGCTTCCGAGGACTACGCGGTCCAGATCAGGCCCAACCTCCACCCGTGCAAGATTTGCGGCCATTCGTTCAGCCGCGCCAGCGACCTGCGCCGGCATCACAGTCAGCAGCACAGGGCTCGGCCCTCCGGCGGCGGGGCCGGGGGCAAGATGTCCACCACAGGAAGGCCGGCCAAGCAGCAGCTGTTCCCTCCAGGCTGCAGCCCGTACCACTGCAGCGAGTGCGGCCGGGACTTCAACCGCATGGAGAACCTGAAGACGCACCTGCGCATCCACACGGGCGAGCGCCCGTACTCCTGCTCGGTGTGCGGCGTGCGCTTCCGCCACTCGGGGGCGCTGACGCGCCACTTCCGCATCCAC
- the zdhhc21 gene encoding palmitoyltransferase ZDHHC21, whose amino-acid sequence MKLRLHFVVDPMGWLCLGMVVFIWLYNTFFIPKLVLLPHYAEGHIPGILVVCYYLASLLCVSALIRASTADPGRLAPDPKIPLAERELWELCNKCNVMRPKRSHHCSRCGHCVRRMDHHCPWINNCVGEDNHWLFLQLCFYTQVLSLYTLVLDFCQYYYLQPLATVDREVFTGRHELALLRGSCFMGLIMFGGMSTLFYSQITGILSDTTTIEKMSHSTDGIGARRSWQQSLAEVFGTRWKLLWFLPFRSRHPLHPGSASHAHV is encoded by the exons ATGAAGCTGCGTCTGCACTTTGTGGTGGACCCTATGGGCTGGTTGTGCCTGGGCATGGTGGTCTTCATCTGGCTCTACAACACCTTCTTCATCCCTAAGCTGGTGCTTCTGCCACACTATGCGGAAGGACACATACCCGGCATTCTAGTGGTCT GTTATTACCTAGcatctctcctgtgtgtgtctgcactcaTAAGGGCTTCCACAGCTGACCCTGGACGACTTGCTCCAGACCCCAAAATCCCTCTTGCAG AGCGTGAACTCTGGGAGCTGTGCAATAAATGCAACGTGATGAGGCCCAAGAGGTCCCACCACTGCAGCCGCTGTGGACACTGCGTGAGGCGCATGGACCACCACTGTCCCTG GATTAATAACTGCGTGGGGGAAGATAACCACTGGCTCTTTCTGCAGCTGTGCTTCTACACGCAGGTCCTGAGCCTCTACACTCTGGTGCTGGACTTCTGCCAGTACTACTACCTCCAGCCCCTGGCCACAGTGGACCGG GAGGTGTTCACGGGGCGGCACGAGCTGGCACTGCTGCGTGGCTCCTGCTTCATGGGCTTGATCATGTTTGGAGGCATGAGCACCCTCTTCTACTCGCAGATCACAGGAATCCTCTCT GACACAACCACTATAGAGAAAATGTCACACTCCACAGATGGCAT CGGTGCGCGGCGTTCGTGGCAGCAGTCTCTGGCCGAGGTGTTTGGCACCCGCTGGAAGCTCCTGTGGTTCCTGCCTTTCAGAAGCCGCCACCCCTTGCATCCGGGCTCCGCCTCCCATGCTCACGTGTAG